A genomic window from Salvia miltiorrhiza cultivar Shanhuang (shh) chromosome 5, IMPLAD_Smil_shh, whole genome shotgun sequence includes:
- the LOC131026655 gene encoding beta carbonic anhydrase 5, chloroplastic-like isoform X4, producing MQHSRRNPTVRLKALMESPGLAQDTVENKPKVMRVGKEVSDHFKELKHRFLSFKKDKYLSNLEHYKGLAEAQAPKFMVIACADSRVCPSSILGFQPGEAFVVRNVANLVPPHGHGPTETNAALEFAVNSLEVENLLVIGHSCCGGIKALMSLQDEVISSSFTKSWVVLGKPARLQTEAAASDLSFDQQCRHCEKESINRSLMNLLTYPWIEERVIRGKLSIHGGYYDFTDCTFEKWTLDYKGSTMKSDSSCSIKNREFWA from the exons AAGAAATCCCACTGTGCGATTGAAGGCCTTAATGGAGTCCCCGGGCCTAGCTCAGGATACCGTGGAGAACAAGCCGAAAGTCATGAGGGTGGGCAAAGAAGTGTCAGATCATTTCAAGGAGTTGAAACACAGATTCCTTAGTTTCAAAAAAGATAAATACTT AAGCAACTTAGAACACTACAAAGGGCTGGCCGAGGCCCAGGCACCAAAG TTCATGGTGATTGCTTGTGCTGATTCGCGAGTCTGTCCTTCGAGTATCCTTGGTTTCCAACCAGGAGAAGCATTTGTGGTTCGGAATGTGGCAAACTTGGTACCGCCACACGGG CATGGACCTACGGAAACAAATGCTGCCCTTGAATTTGCTGTTAATTCTCTTGAA GTCGAAAATTTACTAGTCATTGGTCACAGCTGTTGTGGAGGAATCAAAGCACTAATGAGCTTGCAAGATGAAGTAATTTCGAG TAGCTTCACCAAAAGCTGGGTGGTTCTTGGAAAGCCCGCGAGGTTGCAAACAGAGGCTGCTGCTTCAGACCTCAGCTTTGATCAGCAGTGCAGGCACTGTGAGAAG GAATCAATTAACCGGTCGTTGATGAACTTACTCACTTATCCATGGATTGAAGAACGGGTGATAAGGGGGAAGCTTTCAATCCATGGCGGCTACTATGACTTCACTGACTGTACGTTTGAGAAGTGGACCCTCGACTACAAGGGTAGTACCATGAAATCCGACAGCTCGTGCTCTATCAAAAACCGAGAATTCTGGGCCTAA